Proteins encoded in a region of the Halioglobus maricola genome:
- a CDS encoding AraC family transcriptional regulator, producing the protein MANKNDSRHHIKGLPIALNAMADMGFSASDCLAGTGLTEAQLENNATDIPFTLEQEFHFHRNLLALTGNPMLGLLLGKAYRIESYGLLGYAFLSASTLRHALAVMQNFGPLAFSPFEINFRVAGGRGILSMRPGLRLPEDLLTFYIDRDITAAIHGSSGSLREPIEPMQVKLMHDGQGRELIYERHFDCPVSFGNNASELHMDAAALDEPMPLRDSETSAMMQQQCRLLLSRVRGGGNIGDKVRQIILSRPGYFPDIDFVAEKLNTTSRTLRRRLARENSSYQDILAGVRYQLAREYLANSALPLEEISVLLGYSAPGNFSNAFKRWHGSSPRAYRQAANC; encoded by the coding sequence ATGGCAAACAAGAACGACTCGCGTCACCACATCAAGGGCCTGCCCATAGCCCTCAACGCCATGGCCGACATGGGATTTAGTGCCAGCGACTGCCTGGCAGGTACCGGTCTGACCGAGGCCCAGCTCGAAAACAACGCAACCGACATCCCGTTCACCCTTGAGCAGGAGTTTCACTTTCATCGCAATCTGCTGGCGCTCACCGGCAATCCCATGCTCGGCTTGTTGCTGGGTAAGGCCTATAGAATCGAGAGCTACGGCTTGCTGGGCTATGCCTTCCTGAGTGCTTCCACCTTACGCCATGCGCTGGCGGTAATGCAGAACTTCGGCCCGCTCGCCTTCAGCCCCTTCGAAATAAACTTCAGAGTCGCGGGCGGCCGGGGCATCCTCTCCATGCGCCCCGGCTTACGGCTACCTGAGGACCTGCTCACCTTCTACATCGACCGCGACATCACCGCCGCCATCCATGGCAGCAGTGGATCCCTGCGCGAACCCATCGAGCCGATGCAGGTGAAACTCATGCATGACGGCCAGGGGCGAGAGCTGATTTACGAGCGTCACTTCGACTGCCCGGTATCTTTCGGCAACAATGCTTCAGAATTGCATATGGATGCGGCCGCTCTCGACGAGCCCATGCCACTGCGCGACAGCGAAACCAGCGCGATGATGCAGCAACAATGCCGATTGCTGCTCTCCCGCGTGCGCGGAGGTGGCAACATCGGCGACAAGGTCCGCCAGATCATCCTCTCCCGCCCAGGCTACTTCCCCGATATCGACTTCGTCGCAGAGAAATTGAACACCACCAGCCGCACTCTGCGCCGCCGTCTGGCGCGCGAGAATAGCAGCTACCAGGATATTCTCGCCGGCGTTCGCTACCAGCTCGCCCGCGAATACCTGGCGAATTCAGCGCTGCCATTGGAGGAAATATCCGTACTGCTGGGCTACAGCGCCCCGGGAAATTTCAGCAACGCCTTCAAGCGCTGGCACGGCAGCTCACCCCGCGCCTACCGCCAGGCCGCCAACTGCTGA
- a CDS encoding flavin-containing monooxygenase — translation MSNNNRREPSVAIIGAGMTGILAAIKLREAGINDLTILEKADELGGTWRENTYPGVACDVPAHMYTYSFRGNPEWSNRFARGNEIQTYFRQVAEEFGVAGQIRFGEALERSHYVDGKWQLHTSKGNDFSVDFVVAATGILHHPVYPDIKGLDSFQGDMWHTARWNHDVDLAGKRVGIIGTGSTACQVIGDIAEQCGDLTIFQRTPQWIVKVADKDYSETDKASLRGQQGKLTALSKRYAFAMRNTFSAGVTGKKLPLALMSWMAKRNLRKSVRDPALREKLTPDYPVGCKRLIINSTFYDAVQRDNVSLETTGIERITDRGVVTVDGETHELDVLILATGFSPFEFMRPMELKGRNGVDIEDVWGRKVQAYRSVCIPGFPNFFLMLGPNTPIGNYSVIAMSEVQTDYVLKLIEQWRAGTLDEVEATPEAKQRYNDYLKAGMGKTVWVRGCQSWYLDADGDPAMWPYSWNQWVRELEQPDLKDFRPAA, via the coding sequence ATGTCCAATAACAACAGACGCGAGCCATCGGTGGCCATTATCGGTGCCGGTATGACCGGCATACTGGCTGCGATCAAGCTGCGTGAAGCCGGTATCAATGACCTGACCATTCTGGAAAAAGCCGATGAGCTGGGGGGCACCTGGCGTGAGAACACATACCCTGGTGTGGCCTGCGATGTGCCCGCCCACATGTATACCTACAGCTTTCGCGGCAACCCCGAGTGGAGCAATCGCTTCGCCCGTGGCAACGAAATCCAGACATACTTCCGCCAGGTGGCAGAGGAATTCGGCGTGGCCGGCCAGATTCGGTTTGGGGAGGCTCTGGAGCGCTCTCACTATGTGGACGGTAAGTGGCAGCTGCATACCAGTAAGGGTAATGATTTCAGTGTGGATTTTGTGGTGGCAGCCACTGGCATCCTGCACCATCCGGTGTATCCCGACATCAAGGGCCTGGACAGCTTCCAGGGGGATATGTGGCACACCGCTCGTTGGAATCACGATGTGGATCTCGCGGGCAAGCGGGTCGGGATTATTGGCACAGGTTCCACCGCCTGCCAGGTGATTGGTGATATTGCCGAGCAATGTGGCGATTTGACGATCTTCCAGCGCACTCCACAGTGGATTGTGAAGGTTGCGGACAAGGATTATAGCGAGACGGACAAGGCGAGCCTGCGCGGCCAACAGGGCAAGCTTACCGCACTCAGCAAACGTTACGCGTTTGCCATGCGCAACACCTTCAGCGCGGGGGTGACGGGAAAGAAACTCCCCCTTGCATTGATGTCGTGGATGGCCAAGCGCAACCTCAGAAAAAGTGTGCGCGACCCTGCGTTGCGGGAGAAGCTGACTCCGGATTACCCCGTGGGCTGCAAGCGCCTCATCATCAACAGCACGTTTTACGACGCGGTGCAGCGGGACAATGTCAGCCTGGAAACTACCGGCATAGAACGGATTACCGATCGCGGTGTGGTCACCGTTGATGGTGAGACCCACGAGTTGGACGTCTTGATACTGGCCACGGGTTTCAGCCCTTTCGAGTTCATGCGCCCCATGGAGCTGAAGGGTCGCAACGGGGTGGACATCGAGGATGTGTGGGGGCGCAAGGTGCAGGCCTATCGCTCGGTATGTATCCCGGGTTTCCCGAATTTCTTCCTGATGCTTGGCCCGAACACGCCTATTGGCAATTACTCAGTGATTGCCATGAGCGAGGTGCAGACGGACTACGTGCTGAAGCTGATAGAGCAGTGGCGCGCGGGGACCCTCGACGAAGTGGAGGCGACCCCGGAGGCGAAACAGCGATACAACGATTATCTGAAGGCCGGGATGGGCAAGACTGTCTGGGTGCGTGGGTGTCAGAGCTGGTATCTGGATGCAGATGGCGACCCGGCGATGTGGCCCTACAGTTGGAACCAGTGGGTGAGAGAACTCGAGCAGCCGGATCTGAAAGATTTCAGGCCGGCAGCCTAG
- the pgl gene encoding 6-phosphogluconolactonase, whose protein sequence is MSNWQRFASRPELDAALATHIANTLKSDIETRGRASLAVSGGSTPKAMFAALAQIELAWEQVFITLVDERWVAPEHDDSNERLVRENLLQGPAAKARFAGLKASPADANEGLAEVTARLGKFPLPFSCVVLGMGGDGHTASWFPQANNLAELLDPAGTAILGSCDPVTAPHQRITLTLPVVLAANEIVLHITGDEKATVLAEAAEQHYPIAAVSEQSTNPVSIWWAP, encoded by the coding sequence ATGAGTAACTGGCAGCGCTTCGCCAGCCGGCCGGAGCTGGACGCAGCTCTGGCCACGCACATCGCGAACACACTGAAATCTGATATCGAGACGCGTGGTCGCGCTAGCCTGGCGGTCTCTGGCGGCTCAACCCCAAAAGCCATGTTCGCAGCACTGGCGCAGATAGAGTTAGCCTGGGAGCAGGTCTTTATCACCCTGGTGGATGAACGCTGGGTAGCGCCGGAGCACGACGACTCCAATGAGCGTCTGGTACGCGAGAACCTGCTTCAGGGACCGGCCGCCAAAGCCCGGTTTGCAGGCCTGAAAGCCAGCCCCGCCGACGCCAACGAAGGCCTCGCTGAGGTCACTGCACGGCTGGGCAAGTTCCCACTACCCTTCAGCTGCGTGGTGCTCGGTATGGGCGGCGATGGTCACACCGCTTCGTGGTTTCCGCAGGCGAACAACCTCGCGGAGTTACTCGACCCGGCCGGCACGGCCATATTGGGCAGCTGCGACCCGGTCACCGCACCACACCAACGTATCACCCTGACCCTGCCTGTGGTTCTGGCGGCAAACGAGATTGTGCTGCATATCACAGGCGACGAAAAAGCCACTGTGCTGGCTGAAGCGGCAGAGCAACACTACCCCATCGCTGCCGTCAGTGAGCAGAGCACAAACCCCGTATCTATCTGGTGGGCACCCTGA
- the zwf gene encoding glucose-6-phosphate dehydrogenase: MSQMVDLVIFGGTGDLSTRKLLPALYQLQRHSLADRLHRIIATGRGVMDSASFREDARTNLQKFLPEGTWDDDQWEAFSARLEYVKIDADSPEDYRELATLLEGSEAPGRLYYLATLPSLYGEICSQLDTAGVVNDACRVVLEKPLGHDLESCRTINEQVAQVFEEEATFRIDHYLGKETVQNLLALRFGNQLFHPMWNNTFISSVQITVAEDIGVAGRGSYYADTGALRDMVQNHLLQVLSLVAMEPPATLKATDIRDEKMKVLRCLEPIDSANVKERTVRGRYAAGAVGGEAVKGFLEEDAFHDANDTETFVALKANINNWRWAGVPFYLRTGKRLSRRYSEIVIEYRRQSFSLFANDPQELTNKLVIHLQPEESISLHTVNKKPGLTSKLKLQPVELHLTDESQSKRDSYDAYERLLLDAIHGDQTLFMRRDEVETAWHWIDSIIEAWEENGSAIKSYNAGTMGPNASTALIAVDGGSWHE; this comes from the coding sequence ATGAGTCAGATGGTCGATTTGGTAATTTTTGGTGGCACCGGTGACCTCTCCACGCGCAAGTTGCTACCTGCGCTATACCAACTACAACGCCACAGCCTGGCTGACCGCCTGCACCGGATCATTGCAACCGGCCGCGGCGTCATGGATTCTGCGAGCTTCCGCGAGGACGCGCGCACCAACCTGCAAAAATTCTTACCGGAAGGCACCTGGGATGACGACCAATGGGAAGCCTTCAGCGCGCGGCTTGAATACGTCAAGATCGATGCGGACTCTCCCGAGGACTACCGTGAACTCGCCACCCTGCTAGAGGGCAGTGAAGCTCCCGGGCGCCTCTACTATCTTGCCACCCTGCCCTCGCTCTACGGCGAAATTTGCAGCCAGCTCGATACGGCAGGCGTCGTGAACGACGCCTGCCGGGTGGTGCTGGAAAAGCCACTGGGACACGATCTGGAATCATGTCGCACCATCAACGAACAGGTCGCCCAGGTGTTCGAGGAAGAGGCCACATTCCGCATCGACCACTACCTGGGAAAGGAAACCGTACAAAACCTGCTGGCCCTGCGCTTTGGCAACCAGCTGTTCCATCCGATGTGGAATAACACATTTATCAGCAGTGTCCAGATTACGGTTGCGGAAGACATTGGCGTCGCCGGTCGCGGCAGCTACTACGCGGACACCGGCGCCCTGCGGGACATGGTCCAGAACCACTTGTTGCAAGTGCTTTCCCTGGTGGCCATGGAGCCGCCCGCCACACTCAAGGCCACCGACATCCGCGACGAAAAGATGAAAGTGCTGCGCTGCCTCGAGCCCATAGACTCGGCCAATGTAAAAGAGCGCACCGTTCGCGGCCGCTACGCGGCTGGCGCGGTTGGCGGTGAGGCAGTGAAGGGCTTCCTCGAGGAGGATGCCTTCCACGATGCAAATGACACCGAAACCTTCGTCGCGCTCAAGGCCAATATCAACAATTGGCGCTGGGCGGGCGTTCCTTTTTACCTGCGCACAGGCAAGCGCCTGAGTCGTCGCTATTCCGAAATCGTCATCGAATATCGACGCCAGTCCTTCTCCCTGTTTGCCAACGACCCACAGGAGCTCACCAACAAACTGGTGATCCACCTGCAGCCGGAAGAGAGCATCAGCCTGCACACTGTGAACAAAAAACCCGGGCTGACCAGCAAGCTGAAGCTGCAGCCGGTGGAGCTGCACCTCACCGACGAATCCCAGAGCAAGCGCGACAGCTACGACGCCTATGAGCGTCTGCTACTCGATGCTATCCATGGCGACCAGACCCTGTTTATGCGCCGCGATGAAGTGGAAACTGCCTGGCACTGGATCGACTCTATCATCGAAGCGTGGGAAGAAAATGGCAGTGCGATCAAGTCCTACAACGCTGGCACTATGGGCCCGAATGCGTCCACCGCGTTGATTGCCGTCGACGGGGGCAGCTGGCATGAGTAA
- the edd gene encoding phosphogluconate dehydratase, whose amino-acid sequence MDSRLSAITRRIEERSADSRAAYLEHIADMGKQGPHRGQLSCSNLAHGFAACSEEDKQALTLTESANIGIVNAYNDMLSAHQPLATYPELVKRAAHGVGSTAQVAGGVPAMCDGVTQGTAGMELSLFSRDIIAGSTAIALSHNMFDGALCLGVCDKIVPGLLIGALSFGHLPVIFAPAGPMTSGLSNKEKAAVRQQYAEGKVGRDELLKAESAAYHGEGTCTFYGTANSNQMLMEVMGVHIPGAAFEPPGTEMRDALTVAATERLCKITALGNEYTPFGHVVDVKCIVNAIVALLATGGSTNHSIHWIAIARAAGILLDWQDYSDLSAITPLVARVYPNGSADVNHFHAAGGTGYVIRTLLDNGLLHEDVKTNWGEGLHHYTQEPQLTDGRLSYIDGVHASADTTVLRPADDAFSPEGGMRLLEGNLGRSVIKISAVAEEHQLIEAPAVVFEDQVSLAAAFDAGELEKDFVAVVRFQGPASNGMPELHKLTPFLGILQDRGFKVALVTDGRMSGASGKVPAAIHLSPEALADGPIGKVRDGDMIRLDARGGELSALVPTDEWAARENAKRANDSAESGTGRELFGYMRRAVNAAEQGATVFFD is encoded by the coding sequence ATTGATTCCCGACTGAGCGCCATCACCCGGCGCATCGAAGAGCGCAGCGCCGACAGCCGTGCTGCATACCTCGAACACATCGCTGATATGGGCAAGCAGGGCCCCCACCGGGGCCAGCTTTCCTGCTCGAACCTCGCGCACGGTTTTGCCGCCTGCAGCGAAGAGGACAAACAGGCCCTGACCCTAACCGAGTCGGCCAATATTGGCATCGTCAACGCTTACAACGACATGCTATCGGCCCATCAACCGCTCGCGACCTATCCCGAGCTGGTGAAACGTGCTGCCCACGGTGTCGGCAGCACAGCCCAGGTAGCCGGGGGCGTACCCGCCATGTGTGACGGCGTGACCCAGGGCACCGCCGGCATGGAATTGAGTCTGTTCAGCCGCGACATCATCGCCGGTAGCACAGCGATCGCGCTGTCCCACAATATGTTCGACGGCGCGCTCTGTCTGGGCGTGTGCGACAAGATCGTCCCTGGCCTGTTGATCGGCGCACTGTCCTTTGGCCACCTGCCGGTGATCTTTGCACCGGCCGGGCCAATGACCTCCGGCCTCTCCAACAAGGAGAAGGCGGCGGTACGCCAGCAGTATGCAGAGGGCAAAGTCGGCCGCGACGAATTGCTCAAGGCCGAGTCAGCCGCTTATCACGGCGAGGGAACCTGCACGTTCTACGGCACTGCCAACAGCAATCAAATGTTGATGGAAGTCATGGGCGTCCACATTCCCGGCGCCGCCTTCGAACCTCCGGGCACTGAGATGCGCGATGCGCTGACTGTGGCCGCGACAGAACGCCTGTGCAAAATCACCGCACTGGGCAATGAATACACTCCCTTTGGCCATGTGGTCGATGTAAAGTGCATCGTCAACGCCATCGTGGCCCTGCTCGCGACCGGCGGCAGCACCAATCACAGCATTCACTGGATAGCCATCGCTCGCGCGGCGGGCATATTGCTGGACTGGCAGGACTACAGCGATCTCTCCGCGATCACGCCACTGGTCGCCCGGGTGTACCCGAACGGCAGCGCTGATGTAAACCACTTCCACGCCGCCGGCGGCACTGGCTATGTGATTCGCACACTGCTGGACAACGGCTTGCTCCACGAAGATGTAAAAACCAACTGGGGCGAGGGCCTGCACCACTACACCCAGGAACCACAGTTAACCGATGGCCGCCTGAGCTATATCGATGGTGTTCACGCCAGCGCGGACACCACTGTGCTGCGCCCGGCCGATGACGCCTTTTCTCCAGAGGGCGGTATGCGCCTGCTGGAGGGCAATCTCGGGCGCAGTGTGATCAAGATTTCTGCCGTGGCAGAGGAGCACCAGCTCATCGAGGCGCCCGCTGTAGTCTTCGAGGATCAGGTATCTCTGGCCGCCGCGTTTGACGCGGGTGAACTGGAAAAGGACTTTGTCGCCGTGGTGCGGTTCCAGGGGCCAGCCTCCAATGGCATGCCCGAGCTGCACAAGCTCACACCCTTCCTCGGGATTCTTCAGGATCGCGGCTTCAAGGTAGCGCTGGTCACTGACGGAAGGATGTCTGGAGCTTCTGGCAAAGTGCCAGCCGCGATCCACCTGTCACCAGAAGCACTGGCAGACGGGCCGATAGGCAAAGTGCGTGACGGCGACATGATCCGCCTGGATGCCCGTGGCGGCGAACTGAGCGCACTGGTCCCTACGGACGAGTGGGCGGCCCGCGAAAACGCAAAACGCGCCAATGACAGTGCCGAGAGTGGCACCGGTCGGGAATTGTTTGGCTATATGCGTCGCGCAGTCAACGCCGCTGAACAGGGCGCGACCGTCTTCTTCGACTAG
- a CDS encoding iron-containing alcohol dehydrogenase → MLYPPAAGQAVAPSGVLLLFFRDNKFIGIITMLNTLRHRFNLLFLRIMAPIMPGSTHVAFVGAGSSRQLCGHVASLAPAKVLVVTDKPLRDLGVADQAVAGLVDAGVELAWFDGVLPDPTYEQVDEGLAILRREQCDVLLAIGGGSAMDCAKVIAIRATSDEDPHKWEGLGKVKHEGLPLYAIPTTAGTGSEGTAGAVVKDSETLTKSIMSGNTLLPKATALDASLMQGLPPHITAATGMDALTHAIEAYIGVWERGNRTADARAAIKLVFENLPTAYANGGNIDARESMALAAYYGGMAINQVFVGSVHALAHQVGGKYGIPHGLANALILPHVLEYCREEAEQSLAELALLIGVGEEGETSAQLAHKFIAAVRDLRTTVGIPDHSELLQAEDFDQLAEQAAQECVGYPVPRLLDKAAALDILRKISG, encoded by the coding sequence ATGTTGTATCCCCCCGCTGCTGGTCAGGCGGTGGCCCCGAGTGGCGTTCTGCTGCTATTCTTCAGGGATAACAAATTTATCGGAATCATCACGATGCTTAACACTCTCCGCCACCGCTTCAATCTCCTGTTCCTGCGCATAATGGCGCCCATTATGCCGGGCTCAACCCATGTGGCATTTGTCGGTGCCGGCAGTAGTCGCCAGTTGTGTGGCCATGTGGCGTCGCTTGCTCCCGCGAAGGTACTCGTGGTGACTGACAAGCCACTGCGCGATCTGGGCGTTGCCGACCAGGCAGTCGCGGGGCTGGTGGATGCGGGCGTCGAGCTGGCATGGTTTGATGGCGTATTACCGGATCCCACCTACGAACAAGTCGACGAAGGCCTGGCTATCCTGCGCCGTGAGCAGTGTGATGTGCTGCTGGCTATTGGCGGTGGTTCTGCCATGGACTGCGCCAAAGTGATCGCGATCAGGGCCACCTCCGACGAGGACCCTCACAAATGGGAGGGCTTGGGGAAAGTGAAGCATGAAGGCCTGCCGCTGTATGCCATTCCCACCACCGCGGGTACGGGGTCAGAAGGCACCGCAGGGGCGGTCGTGAAGGACAGTGAAACGCTCACCAAGAGCATCATGTCCGGCAATACCCTGCTGCCGAAAGCGACCGCGCTCGATGCGTCACTGATGCAGGGCTTGCCTCCGCATATCACCGCAGCTACCGGGATGGATGCGCTTACTCACGCGATCGAGGCCTATATCGGTGTGTGGGAGCGAGGCAATCGGACCGCGGATGCACGTGCGGCGATCAAGCTCGTTTTTGAGAACCTGCCCACAGCCTATGCGAACGGCGGGAATATCGACGCCCGGGAAAGTATGGCACTCGCTGCCTACTACGGCGGCATGGCGATTAACCAGGTATTTGTCGGTAGTGTTCACGCCCTGGCGCACCAGGTGGGTGGCAAGTACGGCATTCCCCACGGGCTCGCTAACGCATTGATTCTTCCCCATGTGCTGGAGTACTGCCGCGAAGAGGCAGAGCAAAGCCTGGCTGAATTGGCTCTGCTGATCGGGGTCGGTGAAGAGGGTGAGACCAGTGCCCAGCTTGCGCACAAGTTTATCGCCGCGGTACGCGACTTGCGGACAACCGTCGGGATACCCGATCACTCCGAGTTGCTGCAGGCCGAGGACTTTGATCAGCTGGCGGAGCAAGCGGCTCAGGAGTGTGTTGGCTACCCGGTGCCGCGGCTGCTGGACAAGGCCGCAGCACTGGATATCCTGCGCAAGATCAGTGGCTAG
- a CDS encoding acyl-CoA dehydrogenase family protein, giving the protein MNDMAQIAGPDRARGIEAVTLAEAAGSEQARTLTPALVEALWSSGLMQYMNPREAGGSEPAMAELIDTWLEMARQDGSFGWIGIANLPSACFAAAYMSEEGFAEVFTANDNRVTLGGQFFPNGMGQAVEGGYRVSGAWQFGSGTGHSEYVCAGFLPMDGEEMRMGDGGMPAMTVAVVPRSEVEFTDGWHVQGLKGTGSYNYELKDVFVPEHRTYPLLSRKPQRGGTLYNFGVMALTGAGHAAWALGVSRSAIDDVVALAKEKVRMGEESSVANKLTFQRDLAHHEAMWRAAYQLVQHSYTEKEQQLAAGAELTPAMRADMRIAATFATEASREIVQFAHLAAGTSAIREGSRLERSFRDMYTGTQHAFISEKTYTEAAKFMLGLIEDSPAL; this is encoded by the coding sequence ATGAATGACATGGCACAGATAGCCGGCCCGGACAGAGCGCGCGGCATAGAGGCCGTTACGCTGGCCGAGGCCGCCGGATCAGAACAGGCCCGCACACTCACGCCAGCGCTGGTGGAGGCCCTGTGGAGCAGCGGCCTGATGCAGTATATGAATCCACGTGAGGCAGGCGGCAGCGAACCTGCCATGGCTGAACTCATCGACACCTGGTTGGAGATGGCCCGCCAGGACGGCTCCTTCGGCTGGATCGGTATCGCCAACCTTCCCTCCGCGTGCTTTGCTGCGGCCTACATGTCGGAAGAAGGCTTCGCAGAGGTATTCACCGCGAACGACAATCGGGTCACGCTGGGCGGCCAGTTTTTCCCCAACGGCATGGGCCAGGCTGTCGAAGGTGGCTACCGGGTATCAGGCGCCTGGCAATTCGGCAGCGGCACCGGCCACTCGGAATACGTCTGTGCCGGCTTTCTGCCCATGGACGGCGAAGAAATGCGCATGGGTGATGGCGGAATGCCGGCGATGACTGTCGCAGTGGTACCGCGAAGTGAAGTGGAGTTTACCGACGGTTGGCACGTACAGGGCCTCAAGGGGACCGGCAGCTACAACTACGAATTGAAAGACGTGTTCGTGCCGGAGCATCGCACCTACCCTTTGCTCAGCCGCAAACCCCAGCGCGGCGGCACACTTTACAACTTTGGCGTGATGGCTCTCACCGGCGCCGGTCATGCCGCCTGGGCACTGGGCGTCTCCCGCAGTGCCATCGACGATGTTGTGGCACTGGCGAAAGAAAAAGTCCGTATGGGTGAGGAGAGCTCGGTCGCCAACAAACTGACCTTCCAGCGCGATCTCGCCCACCATGAAGCCATGTGGCGCGCCGCTTACCAGCTCGTACAACACAGCTACACCGAGAAGGAGCAGCAACTCGCCGCCGGCGCCGAACTCACGCCGGCCATGCGCGCCGACATGCGAATCGCGGCCACCTTTGCGACTGAAGCCAGCCGTGAAATCGTCCAGTTCGCGCACCTGGCTGCAGGCACCAGCGCTATTCGCGAGGGCAGCCGCCTGGAGCGCAGCTTCCGCGATATGTACACCGGCACCCAACATGCGTTTATCAGCGAAAAGACCTACACGGAGGCCGCGAAGTTTATGCTCGGCCTGATCGAAGACAGCCCGGCGCTATAA